In the Wyeomyia smithii strain HCP4-BCI-WySm-NY-G18 chromosome 2, ASM2978416v1, whole genome shotgun sequence genome, one interval contains:
- the LOC129721410 gene encoding disco-interacting protein 2 isoform X18 has product MSVSSSLNQFQTCQGSRKSCASPNKGDITQKGYEKKRTRLLQPYLTKNAQQEVRQEAVQQALAALKNRPKPSLPMPSKRSSVLNRSPERDHDDTDSSTDDESIPEEGIIGGRISTPDRDNYNLPRDHILGREPMKLPSTRDHHHINQQKQSSQPAPIERRPPQSIPTSNTQHATLSDTSSAGSPPAVHRTYYNQKNSYDITDISEYQPRPYAAPDITQFSANTRRGADRVTRYVNLSNQEPGDTSTAGRWKVSAKIQQLLNTLKRPKRRPLPEFYEDNDIELEIAANPKDPNAPKPEGSVMTAVQGEQLIVPSGLPRTLEAALQRYGTSSFKAPMATVLDPNGKMTTTLTYGKLLSRAQKIAYALSTKVFSKGPEQISLKPGDRVALVYPNSDPLSFLTAWYGCMFRGLVPLPIELPLSSSDSPPQQVGFLLSSCGVQVALTSEACLKGLPKSSTGEVAKLKGWPRLHWFVTEHLPKVPKDFNTNNNRISEDSIAYIEYTTDKEGSVMGVTVTRQSMINHCRALTMACHYTEGETNVCVLDFKREVGLWHSILTSVLNGMHVLFIPYALMKLKPSSWMQLITKYRASCCLVKSRDLHWGLLATKDHKEISLSSLRMLLVADGANPWSLSSCDQFLSVFQSKGLRPDAICPCASSSEVFTVSLRRPGRSAGGYNQSASGRGVLSMAALSHGVVRVDSEDSLTSLTLQDCGQVMPSATMVVVNAEGSPVLCKTDQVGEICVTSGSTGTSYFGLDGMTNSTFKVQPLTEPSPVKEGEIQTIGKPISDESYVRSGLLGFLGPGGLVFVCGSRDGLMTVTGRKHNADDIIATVLAVEPVRFIYRGRIAVFSIKVLRDERVCVIAEQRPDCSEEESFQWMSRVLQAVDSIHQVGIYCLALVPPNHLPKTPLGGIHLTEARRRFLEGSLHPANVLMCPHTCVTNLPKPRELHHGSIQQLQISGTTPSSSTSINTTGTDASVGPASVMVGNLVQGNRLASAQGRDIGLADDNERKHQLITGVLRWRANSSPDHVLYTLLNSKGTVAKTLTCSELHKRAEKIAALLQERGKVNPGDHVALIFPPGLDLICAFYGCLYLGAVPVTIRPPHPQNLITTLPTVRMIVDVSKSGIILSIQSIIKLLKSREAATSIDPKSWPVILDIEDNPKRKLAAIANSTLDSTAYLDFSVSTCGRLSGVIITHRSLSSLCASLKLACELYPSRHVALCLDPYCGLGFSMWTLISVYSGHHSILIAPYEVEANPSLWLSTLSQYRVRDTFCSYGVIELCTKALSNSIQMLKQRNVNLGCVRTCVVVAEERPRVQLTQQFCKLFQALGLNTRCVSTSFGCRVNPAICVQGASSAESAQVYVDLRALRNNRVALVERGAPNSLCLVESGKLLPGVRVIIANPDSKGQCGDSHLGEIWVQSPHNSNGYFTIYGDETDYNDHFNAKLVTGCSISESWARTGYLGFLRRTECSQAGSILDETTPSIASRDSDNESIHSQGHNTLNSTTSSNAGTTTIGVSGNEQELHDAVYIVGALDEVITLRGMYYHPIDIENSVLRCHKKIAECAVFTWTNLLVVVVELDGNESEALDLVPLVTNTVLEEHQLIVGVVVVVDPGVVPINSRGEKQRMHLRDGFLADQLDPIYVAYNM; this is encoded by the exons AGAATCTCTACACCAGATCGCGATAATTACAACCTGCCACGCGACCACATTCTTGGTCGAGAACCTATGAAATTGCCGTCTACGCGGGATCATCATCACATTAACCAACAGAAACAATCCAGTCAACCAGCACCTATAGAGCGACGACCACCCCAGAGTATACCGACATCAAACACCCAACATGCCACCCTATCCGATACCTCAAGTGCAGGATCACCTCCAGCAGTGCATCGTACCTACTACAACCAAAAAAATAGCTACGACATAACGGATATCTCAGAGTATCAGCCACGACCGTATGCTGCCCCAGACATCACACAATTCAGTGCCAATACACGGCGAGGTGCAGACCGGGTTACACGGTACGTCAACTTGTCCAATCAAGAACCCGGCGACACCAGCACTGCCGGAAGATGGAAAGTGTCCGCCAAGATTCAGCAGTTGCTGAATACCTTGAAACGGCCGAAACGGCGACCGCTACCAGAATTTTACGAAGACAATGACATCGAGCTTGAAATTGCAGCTAACCCGAAGGATCCTAATGCTCCAAAACCAGAAGGTAGTGTCATGACCGCTGTACAGGGAGAACAATTGATCGTCCCATCGGGTCTGCCTCGAACACTGGAGGCTGCTCTTCAACGGTACGGAACCAGTTCGTTCAAAGCTCCGATGGCTACTGTGTTGGATCCTAACGGAAAAATGACAACCACTTTAACCTACGGAAAACTACTATCACGAGCGCAAAAAATCGCCTACGCCCTTTCGACGAAAGTATTTAGCAAAGGGCCCGAGCAGATATCTCTCAAACCGGGTGATCGTGTAGCGCTTGTCTATCCTAACAGTGATCCACTGAG CTTCCTAACTGCTTGGTACGGTTGCATGTTTCGTGGACTGGTCCCATTGCCAATTGAGTTGCCACTGTCCAGCTCGGACTCTCCGCCGCAACAGGTAGGCTTTCTACTGAGCTCATGTGGAGTGCAGGTTGCCCTAACCTCGGAAGCTTGTCTGAAGGGTCTGCCAAAATCATCCACTGGCGAAGTGGCCAAACTTAAAGGGTGGCCACGGTTGCATTGGTTTGTCACCGAACACCTTCCGAAGGTTCCGAAGGATTTCAATACCAATAACAATCGCATAAGCGAGGACTCCATAGCTTATATCGAATACACTACTGATAAGGAAGGTAGTGTCATGGGTGTAACTGTCACTCGACAATCTATGATCAATCACTGTCGAGCGCTAACTATGGCTTGTCACTATACTGAAGGGGAAACGAATGTTTGTGTTTTGGACTTCAAAAGAGAGGTTGGCCTGTGGCACAGCATTCTAACCTCGGTGCTCAACGGAATGCACGTCCTGTTTATCCCATATGCGTTGATGAAACTAAAGCCTTCATCTTGGATGcaattaatcacaaaatatCGTGCTTCTTGTTGTTTGGTAAAGAGCCGTGATCTTCACTGGGGTCTGCTTGCAACCAAGGATCACAAAGAAATTTCACTTTCATCACTGCGTATGCTATTAGTAGCAGATGGTGCCAACCCATGGTCCCTTTCGAGCTGTGATCAATTTCTTAGTGTATTCCAATCGAAGGGCTTACGTCCGGATGCTATTTGTCCATGTGCAAGCAGTTCGGAGGTATTTACTGTATCACTCCGACGACCAGGGCGATCCGCTGGAGGTTACAATCAATCAGCTAGCGGACGTGGTGTGCTATCAATGGCTGCTCTTTCACATGGTGTTGTACGGGTCGATAGTGAGGATTCACTTACTTCACTTACCCTACAGGACTGCGGTCAGGTTATGCCCAGTG CTACAATGGTTGTAGTTAATGCGGAAGGATCACCGGTGCTATGCAAAACGGATCAAGTTGGTGAAATTTGTGTTACATCTGGATCGACAGGCACTAGCTACTTTGGACTGGATGGTATGACAAATTCTACCTTCAAG GTGCAACCGCTGACCGAGCCATCGCCGGTCAAAGAAGGAGAAATTCAAACGATAGGCAAACCAATAAGTGACGAATCGTACGTTCGAAGTGGTTTGTTAGGATTCCTAGGTCCGGGAGGTTTGGTATTTGTGTGCGGTTCCAGGGATGGGTTGATGACTGTAACTGGTCGCAAACACAATGCAGATGACATAATTGCAACTGTATTAGCCGTCGAACCTGTGCGATTCATCTATCGAGGTCGTATTGCTGTGTTTAGCATAAAAGTACTACGAGATGAACGAGTTTGTGTAATTGCCGAACAACGTCCGGACTGTTCCGAAGAGGAATCCTTCCAGTGGATGTCCCGCGTATTACAAGCAGTAGACTCTATACATCAAGTCGGCATTTACTGTTTAGCGCTAGTTCCTCCAAATCACCTACCAAAAACGCCGTTGGGAGGAATTCATTTAACTGAAGCTCGACGGCGGTTCCTTGAGGGCTCATTGCATCCGGCCAATGTACTTATGTGTCCTCATACGTGCGTTACAAATCTGCCTAAGCCGAGAGAACTCCACCACG GTTCTATCCAACAACTTCAAATTTCCGGAACCACACCATCGTCATCGACTTCGATCAATACTACCGGAACAGATGCCTCTGTCGGCCCAGCTTCTGTGATGGTCGGCAATCTGGTACAAGGCAACCGGTTGGCTTCAGCCCAAGGACGCGATATCGGCCTGGCAGACGACAACGAGCGAAAG CATCAGCTGATAACCGGAGTGCTCCGATGGCGTGCTAATTCGTCCCCGGACCATGTGCTATACACTCTGCTTAATTCGAAGGGTACTGTTGCCAAAACGCTGACCTGCTCTGAACTTCACAAACGAGCGGAAAAAATTGCTGCCTTGCTTCAGGAGCGTGGCAAAGTAAATCCCGGAGATCATGTGGCTCTAATTTTCCCTCCGGGACTGGATTTGATTTGTGCATTCTACGGCTGTCTGTATCTTGGTGCCGTTCCAGTTACAATACGGCCTCCCCATCCTCAAAACCTCATCACAACCCTGCCCACCGTACGAATGATAGTTGATGTGTCAAAAAGTGGAATCATCCTATCTATTCAGAGTATTATCAAATTGCTCAAATCCCGCGAAGCGGCCACTTCAATCGACCCGAAAAGTTGGCCGGTAATTTTAGACATCGAAGACAATCCGAAGAGGAAATTAGCTG CCATTGCCAATAGTACACTGGATTCTACAGCATATCTAGACTTCAGTGTTTCCACCTGTGGACGATTAAGTGGAGTTATTATTACACACCG ATCTCTTTCAAGTTTGTGTGCCAGCTTGAAATTAGCCTGTGAATTGTATCCTAGTCGCCATGTGGCTCTTTGCCTAGATCCATACTGTGGTTTAGGTTTCTCCATGTGGACATTGATTAGCGTTTACAGTGGCCATCATTCGATACTAATAGCGCCGTATGAA GTCGAAGCTAACCCTAGCTTGTGGTTGAGTACACTATCTCAATATCGTGTCCGCGACACATTCTGCTCGTATGGTGTTATTGAGTTGTGCACAAAAGCTTTAAGTAATTCCATTCAGATGCTTAAACAACGGAACGTTAACCTTGGTTGTGTACGGACTTGCGTGGTAGTTGCGGAGGAACGGCCGCGCGTACAGTTGACGCAGCAATTCTGCAAATTGTTCCAAGCTTTGGGACTTAACACACGCTGTGTTTCAACGTCCTTTGGATGTCGGGTAAATCCTGCTATCTGTGTACAAGGTGCCAGCTCTGCAGAAAGTGCGCAGGTGTATGTAGATCTGCGTGCTCTACGTAACAATCGGGTAGCTCTCGTAGAACGGGGTGCTCCAAACTCGTTGTGCCTGGTTGAATCAGGTAAATTGTTGCCCGGAGTAAGAGTTATAATTGCTAACCCGGACAGTAAGGGTCAATGTGGTGATTCGCATTTGGGAGAAATCTGG GTCCAATCACCGCATAATTCGAACGGCTACTTTACAATCTACGGAGACGAGACCGACTACAATGACCATTTCaatgcaaaattggtaacagGCTGCAGTATCAGCGAAAGTTGGGCACGAACAGGTTACTTGGGATTCCTCCGGCGTACCGAGTGCTCACAGGCTGGTTCAATATTAGACGAAACGACTCCTAGCATTGCAAGTCGAGATTCTGATAACGAATCAATTCATTCACAG GGTCATAACACATTAAATTCGACGACAAGTTCCAATGCGGGAACAACGACTATTGGGGTAAGCGGTAACGAGCAGGAGTTACATGACGCAGTATATATAGTTGGTGCGCTAGATGAAGTCATCACGCTCCGGGGCATGTACTATCATCCAATTGACATTGAAAACTCAGTACTGCGCTGTCATAAAAAGATTGCAGAATGCGCGGTTTTTACATGGACGAATttgcttgttgttgttgtggaaTTGGATGGAAATGAATCTGAAGCACTTGATTTAGTGCCACTGGTAACCAACACTGTATTGGAAGAACACCAACTGATTGTTGGAGTTGTTGTAGTAGTTGATCCTG GTGTTGTACCCATCAACAGCCGGGGTGAGAAGCAGAGAATGCACCTAAGAGACGGTTTCCTCGCCGATCAGCTTGACCCCATCTATGTTGCCTACAATATGTAA
- the LOC129721410 gene encoding disco-interacting protein 2 isoform X16: protein MRQKHQQYLRPPAPTQTSVMSESNPGQTLPPPLETSFDRASNNNQAPSNNSRNNRRIGRHESRYTSEVRQEAVQQALAALKNRPKPSLPMPSKRSSVLNRSPERDHDDTDSSTDDESIPEEGIIGGRISTPDRDNYNLPRDHILGREPMKLPSTRDHHHINQQKQSSQPAPIERRPPQSIPTSNTQHATLSDTSSAGSPPAVHRTYYNQKNSYDITDISEYQPRPYAAPDITQFSANTRRGADRVTRYVNLSNQEPGDTSTAGRWKVSAKIQQLLNTLKRPKRRPLPEFYEDNDIELEIAANPKDPNAPKPEGSVMTAVQGEQLIVPSGLPRTLEAALQRYGTSSFKAPMATVLDPNGKMTTTLTYGKLLSRAQKIAYALSTKVFSKGPEQISLKPGDRVALVYPNSDPLSFLTAWYGCMFRGLVPLPIELPLSSSDSPPQQVGFLLSSCGVQVALTSEACLKGLPKSSTGEVAKLKGWPRLHWFVTEHLPKVPKDFNTNNNRISEDSIAYIEYTTDKEGSVMGVTVTRQSMINHCRALTMACHYTEGETNVCVLDFKREVGLWHSILTSVLNGMHVLFIPYALMKLKPSSWMQLITKYRASCCLVKSRDLHWGLLATKDHKEISLSSLRMLLVADGANPWSLSSCDQFLSVFQSKGLRPDAICPCASSSEVFTVSLRRPGRSAGGYNQSASGRGVLSMAALSHGVVRVDSEDSLTSLTLQDCGQVMPSATMVVVNAEGSPVLCKTDQVGEICVTSGSTGTSYFGLDGMTNSTFKVQPLTEPSPVKEGEIQTIGKPISDESYVRSGLLGFLGPGGLVFVCGSRDGLMTVTGRKHNADDIIATVLAVEPVRFIYRGRIAVFSIKVLRDERVCVIAEQRPDCSEEESFQWMSRVLQAVDSIHQVGIYCLALVPPNHLPKTPLGGIHLTEARRRFLEGSLHPANVLMCPHTCVTNLPKPRELHHGSIQQLQISGTTPSSSTSINTTGTDASVGPASVMVGNLVQGNRLASAQGRDIGLADDNERKHQLITGVLRWRANSSPDHVLYTLLNSKGTVAKTLTCSELHKRAEKIAALLQERGKVNPGDHVALIFPPGLDLICAFYGCLYLGAVPVTIRPPHPQNLITTLPTVRMIVDVSKSGIILSIQSIIKLLKSREAATSIDPKSWPVILDIEDNPKRKLAAIANSTLDSTAYLDFSVSTCGRLSGVIITHRSLSSLCASLKLACELYPSRHVALCLDPYCGLGFSMWTLISVYSGHHSILIAPYEVEANPSLWLSTLSQYRVRDTFCSYGVIELCTKALSNSIQMLKQRNVNLGCVRTCVVVAEERPRVQLTQQFCKLFQALGLNTRCVSTSFGCRVNPAICVQGASSAESAQVYVDLRALRNNRVALVERGAPNSLCLVESGKLLPGVRVIIANPDSKGQCGDSHLGEIWVQSPHNSNGYFTIYGDETDYNDHFNAKLVTGCSISESWARTGYLGFLRRTECSQAGSILDETTPSIASRDSDNESIHSQGHNTLNSTTSSNAGTTTIGVSGNEQELHDAVYIVGALDEVITLRGMYYHPIDIENSVLRCHKKIAECAVFTWTNLLVVVVELDGNESEALDLVPLVTNTVLEEHQLIVGVVVVVDPGVVPINSRGEKQRMHLRDGFLADQLDPIYVAYNM from the exons AGAATCTCTACACCAGATCGCGATAATTACAACCTGCCACGCGACCACATTCTTGGTCGAGAACCTATGAAATTGCCGTCTACGCGGGATCATCATCACATTAACCAACAGAAACAATCCAGTCAACCAGCACCTATAGAGCGACGACCACCCCAGAGTATACCGACATCAAACACCCAACATGCCACCCTATCCGATACCTCAAGTGCAGGATCACCTCCAGCAGTGCATCGTACCTACTACAACCAAAAAAATAGCTACGACATAACGGATATCTCAGAGTATCAGCCACGACCGTATGCTGCCCCAGACATCACACAATTCAGTGCCAATACACGGCGAGGTGCAGACCGGGTTACACGGTACGTCAACTTGTCCAATCAAGAACCCGGCGACACCAGCACTGCCGGAAGATGGAAAGTGTCCGCCAAGATTCAGCAGTTGCTGAATACCTTGAAACGGCCGAAACGGCGACCGCTACCAGAATTTTACGAAGACAATGACATCGAGCTTGAAATTGCAGCTAACCCGAAGGATCCTAATGCTCCAAAACCAGAAGGTAGTGTCATGACCGCTGTACAGGGAGAACAATTGATCGTCCCATCGGGTCTGCCTCGAACACTGGAGGCTGCTCTTCAACGGTACGGAACCAGTTCGTTCAAAGCTCCGATGGCTACTGTGTTGGATCCTAACGGAAAAATGACAACCACTTTAACCTACGGAAAACTACTATCACGAGCGCAAAAAATCGCCTACGCCCTTTCGACGAAAGTATTTAGCAAAGGGCCCGAGCAGATATCTCTCAAACCGGGTGATCGTGTAGCGCTTGTCTATCCTAACAGTGATCCACTGAG CTTCCTAACTGCTTGGTACGGTTGCATGTTTCGTGGACTGGTCCCATTGCCAATTGAGTTGCCACTGTCCAGCTCGGACTCTCCGCCGCAACAGGTAGGCTTTCTACTGAGCTCATGTGGAGTGCAGGTTGCCCTAACCTCGGAAGCTTGTCTGAAGGGTCTGCCAAAATCATCCACTGGCGAAGTGGCCAAACTTAAAGGGTGGCCACGGTTGCATTGGTTTGTCACCGAACACCTTCCGAAGGTTCCGAAGGATTTCAATACCAATAACAATCGCATAAGCGAGGACTCCATAGCTTATATCGAATACACTACTGATAAGGAAGGTAGTGTCATGGGTGTAACTGTCACTCGACAATCTATGATCAATCACTGTCGAGCGCTAACTATGGCTTGTCACTATACTGAAGGGGAAACGAATGTTTGTGTTTTGGACTTCAAAAGAGAGGTTGGCCTGTGGCACAGCATTCTAACCTCGGTGCTCAACGGAATGCACGTCCTGTTTATCCCATATGCGTTGATGAAACTAAAGCCTTCATCTTGGATGcaattaatcacaaaatatCGTGCTTCTTGTTGTTTGGTAAAGAGCCGTGATCTTCACTGGGGTCTGCTTGCAACCAAGGATCACAAAGAAATTTCACTTTCATCACTGCGTATGCTATTAGTAGCAGATGGTGCCAACCCATGGTCCCTTTCGAGCTGTGATCAATTTCTTAGTGTATTCCAATCGAAGGGCTTACGTCCGGATGCTATTTGTCCATGTGCAAGCAGTTCGGAGGTATTTACTGTATCACTCCGACGACCAGGGCGATCCGCTGGAGGTTACAATCAATCAGCTAGCGGACGTGGTGTGCTATCAATGGCTGCTCTTTCACATGGTGTTGTACGGGTCGATAGTGAGGATTCACTTACTTCACTTACCCTACAGGACTGCGGTCAGGTTATGCCCAGTG CTACAATGGTTGTAGTTAATGCGGAAGGATCACCGGTGCTATGCAAAACGGATCAAGTTGGTGAAATTTGTGTTACATCTGGATCGACAGGCACTAGCTACTTTGGACTGGATGGTATGACAAATTCTACCTTCAAG GTGCAACCGCTGACCGAGCCATCGCCGGTCAAAGAAGGAGAAATTCAAACGATAGGCAAACCAATAAGTGACGAATCGTACGTTCGAAGTGGTTTGTTAGGATTCCTAGGTCCGGGAGGTTTGGTATTTGTGTGCGGTTCCAGGGATGGGTTGATGACTGTAACTGGTCGCAAACACAATGCAGATGACATAATTGCAACTGTATTAGCCGTCGAACCTGTGCGATTCATCTATCGAGGTCGTATTGCTGTGTTTAGCATAAAAGTACTACGAGATGAACGAGTTTGTGTAATTGCCGAACAACGTCCGGACTGTTCCGAAGAGGAATCCTTCCAGTGGATGTCCCGCGTATTACAAGCAGTAGACTCTATACATCAAGTCGGCATTTACTGTTTAGCGCTAGTTCCTCCAAATCACCTACCAAAAACGCCGTTGGGAGGAATTCATTTAACTGAAGCTCGACGGCGGTTCCTTGAGGGCTCATTGCATCCGGCCAATGTACTTATGTGTCCTCATACGTGCGTTACAAATCTGCCTAAGCCGAGAGAACTCCACCACG GTTCTATCCAACAACTTCAAATTTCCGGAACCACACCATCGTCATCGACTTCGATCAATACTACCGGAACAGATGCCTCTGTCGGCCCAGCTTCTGTGATGGTCGGCAATCTGGTACAAGGCAACCGGTTGGCTTCAGCCCAAGGACGCGATATCGGCCTGGCAGACGACAACGAGCGAAAG CATCAGCTGATAACCGGAGTGCTCCGATGGCGTGCTAATTCGTCCCCGGACCATGTGCTATACACTCTGCTTAATTCGAAGGGTACTGTTGCCAAAACGCTGACCTGCTCTGAACTTCACAAACGAGCGGAAAAAATTGCTGCCTTGCTTCAGGAGCGTGGCAAAGTAAATCCCGGAGATCATGTGGCTCTAATTTTCCCTCCGGGACTGGATTTGATTTGTGCATTCTACGGCTGTCTGTATCTTGGTGCCGTTCCAGTTACAATACGGCCTCCCCATCCTCAAAACCTCATCACAACCCTGCCCACCGTACGAATGATAGTTGATGTGTCAAAAAGTGGAATCATCCTATCTATTCAGAGTATTATCAAATTGCTCAAATCCCGCGAAGCGGCCACTTCAATCGACCCGAAAAGTTGGCCGGTAATTTTAGACATCGAAGACAATCCGAAGAGGAAATTAGCTG CCATTGCCAATAGTACACTGGATTCTACAGCATATCTAGACTTCAGTGTTTCCACCTGTGGACGATTAAGTGGAGTTATTATTACACACCG ATCTCTTTCAAGTTTGTGTGCCAGCTTGAAATTAGCCTGTGAATTGTATCCTAGTCGCCATGTGGCTCTTTGCCTAGATCCATACTGTGGTTTAGGTTTCTCCATGTGGACATTGATTAGCGTTTACAGTGGCCATCATTCGATACTAATAGCGCCGTATGAA GTCGAAGCTAACCCTAGCTTGTGGTTGAGTACACTATCTCAATATCGTGTCCGCGACACATTCTGCTCGTATGGTGTTATTGAGTTGTGCACAAAAGCTTTAAGTAATTCCATTCAGATGCTTAAACAACGGAACGTTAACCTTGGTTGTGTACGGACTTGCGTGGTAGTTGCGGAGGAACGGCCGCGCGTACAGTTGACGCAGCAATTCTGCAAATTGTTCCAAGCTTTGGGACTTAACACACGCTGTGTTTCAACGTCCTTTGGATGTCGGGTAAATCCTGCTATCTGTGTACAAGGTGCCAGCTCTGCAGAAAGTGCGCAGGTGTATGTAGATCTGCGTGCTCTACGTAACAATCGGGTAGCTCTCGTAGAACGGGGTGCTCCAAACTCGTTGTGCCTGGTTGAATCAGGTAAATTGTTGCCCGGAGTAAGAGTTATAATTGCTAACCCGGACAGTAAGGGTCAATGTGGTGATTCGCATTTGGGAGAAATCTGG GTCCAATCACCGCATAATTCGAACGGCTACTTTACAATCTACGGAGACGAGACCGACTACAATGACCATTTCaatgcaaaattggtaacagGCTGCAGTATCAGCGAAAGTTGGGCACGAACAGGTTACTTGGGATTCCTCCGGCGTACCGAGTGCTCACAGGCTGGTTCAATATTAGACGAAACGACTCCTAGCATTGCAAGTCGAGATTCTGATAACGAATCAATTCATTCACAG GGTCATAACACATTAAATTCGACGACAAGTTCCAATGCGGGAACAACGACTATTGGGGTAAGCGGTAACGAGCAGGAGTTACATGACGCAGTATATATAGTTGGTGCGCTAGATGAAGTCATCACGCTCCGGGGCATGTACTATCATCCAATTGACATTGAAAACTCAGTACTGCGCTGTCATAAAAAGATTGCAGAATGCGCGGTTTTTACATGGACGAATttgcttgttgttgttgtggaaTTGGATGGAAATGAATCTGAAGCACTTGATTTAGTGCCACTGGTAACCAACACTGTATTGGAAGAACACCAACTGATTGTTGGAGTTGTTGTAGTAGTTGATCCTG GTGTTGTACCCATCAACAGCCGGGGTGAGAAGCAGAGAATGCACCTAAGAGACGGTTTCCTCGCCGATCAGCTTGACCCCATCTATGTTGCCTACAATATGTAA